The DNA segment CCGTTGGCGTCCGAAAGGACGGAACCGGACCCGTCGACGTCGGTCACGTGCGCGTACCCGGAGTGTTCGGCCCGGGCGGGGAGCGCGGCGAGGACGAGGGCGGCGATTCCGAGAAGAAACGATCGGGAAATCTTCGATCTCATGGTCTGACTCCTGGGCGCTTCAGGGCGCCGGTCCCCGGAATTGCGAGGAGAATGCCAGCGTATCTCATTGAAAACACGGCAGCAGTTGAACCTCTTCCGTCCTCTGACCGGGACATCGACCGGAGCGAGATGACAGTCCCGCTAGAATCGCGCTGATGACCCCTGACGAGATCCGCGAGGACCGGGAGCGCCGGGCGGCCGCCGCGAGGGCGGCCGGGCGGGATGAGGAGGCGATCCGGCTTTACGAGGAGATGCTCGGAGCCGACCTCGCCGCAGGGCGGTTCGTTCCCGCCGTCGCCGTCTACCAGCAAGTGGTCCTCTGGAAGCCGGCCGACGAGGAGCTCCACCGCCGGCTCGCCGGACGGATCGCGGTCGCCCGCGAATCCCTTCCCGCCGGCTCGGCTCTCGGCGCCCTCCCGGAGACGGCCCTTCTCGCCGGCATTCCGCCCGCGCAGCTCGCGGGAGCGCTCGAGAAGATGGCCGCCCGGCGGTTCGCGGCCGGGACCGCCGTCGTCCGGGAGGGAGATGCCGGAGAGTCGCTCTATCTCATCACCGAAGGGAAGGTCGAGGTCGAGACGCGCGACGAGACCGGGGAGCGCGTCCTCCTCGGGACGCTGGGGCCCGGGGATTTCTTCGGCGAGATCTCGCTGCTGACCTCGCGGCCGCGCACGGCGACGGTGACCGCCGTCACGGACCTCGAGA comes from the Thermoanaerobaculia bacterium genome and includes:
- a CDS encoding cyclic nucleotide-binding domain-containing protein — protein: MTPDEIREDRERRAAAARAAGRDEEAIRLYEEMLGADLAAGRFVPAVAVYQQVVLWKPADEELHRRLAGRIAVARESLPAGSALGALPETALLAGIPPAQLAGALEKMAARRFAAGTAVVREGDAGESLYLITEGKVEVETRDETGERVLLGTLGPGDFFGEISLLTSRPRTATVTAVTDLETLELTRASLVSLRAAYPDLERALAESQRVRAERTAEALIEQRRRRT